Sequence from the Kineosporia succinea genome:
CTGACGACGAGGTTGGACGCCATCACCAGCAGGGCGCGCACCCCACCGGGAGTGCCGAGCCGGTCGAGCATCTCGTACGCGGACAGCCCCGGCTGCGGGAGTTCACCGGGCTCGACGCCCCAGACCCGGGCCACGTGCTCGCGGGCCGCCGGGTCGTCGAGCTTGCGGTAACCCGGCAGCTGGTCGGCCTTCTGGCCGTGCTCACGCCCGCCCTGGCCGTTGCCCTGCCCGGTGAGCGTGCCCCAGCCGCTGTACGGCTTGCCGGGCAGACCCAGGGCCAGGGCCAGGTTGATGAACGCCTGCGCGGTGCGGGTGCCGGCGCTGTGCTGCTCGGCGCCCCTCGCGGTGAGGATCATGGCGCTCTTCGACGAGCCGAGGATGTCGAGCGTCTCGTGCAGCTGGGCCTCGGGCACACCGGTGATGCGCTCGACCCGGTCGGGCCAGAACGACATCACACCGGCCCGGGCCTTCTCGAAGTCCCGGGTGCGCGAGTCCACGTACTCCTGCGAGACCAGCCCTCGCCGGATCGCCAGATGCAGCAACCCGTTCGCCAGCGCCAGATCGGTACCCGGCCGCGGCTGCAGGTGCAGGTGCGACCCGCGGGCCGTGGGCGTGGCCCGGGTGTCGACGACGATGTGCCGGGCCCCCGCCGCCCGCCCCGCGTCGAAGTACTGCATGGCCGGCGGCATGGTCTCGGCCGCGTTCGAGCCGACCAGCAGCACGGCCTCGGCTCGGGCGATGTCCTCGAGCGGGAAGGGCAGGCCCCGGTCGATGCCGAACATGCTGTTGGCCGCGGCCGCGGCCGACGACATGCACCAGCGGCCGTTGTAGTCGATGGCCGGGGTACGCAGCGCCACCCGGGCGAACTTGCCCAGGGTGTAGGCCTTCTCGTTGGTCAGGCCGCCCCCGCCGAAGCAGCCCACCGCCTCCACACCGTGGCGTGACTGGGCCCGGCGGATGCCACGCACGATGCGCTCCATCGCCTCGTCCCAGTCGGCGCGGTGCAGCTCACCGTCGTCACCCCGCACCAGCGGGTGCACCAGGCGGTCGGGGTGGTCGAGCAGCTCGGCGGCGGTCCAGCCCTTCGAGCACAGGCCTCCGCCGGGCACGGGCTGCAGGGTGGCCGGCCGGGCACCCGCCTCGAGCACGATGCCGCACTGCAGGGAGCAGTACGGGCAGTGGGTCTGGGTTCTCACGCCGGGACCGCCAGACGGTAGCCCCGTTTCACCACGGTCTGCACCAGCCCGGACACCCCCAGCGCCGCCCGCAACCGGGCCACCGCCACCTCCACCGCGTGCAGATCGGAGGCGCCGGGCAGGGCCGCGAGCAACGTGGCCCGGTCGGTCACGTGCCCCGGTCTGCGCGCCAGCTCGCGCAGGATCGCCCGGGGAGCCGGTGAGAGCACCACCGGCGAACCGCCCAGCAGAACGTCCTGCCCCCGCAGCTCCAGCGTCCCCGCCACCGTGGGCAGCACCCGCACCCGGGAGGTCGCCAGGTGATCGACCGTGGTGCGGATGAGCGCCCCGAGCCGGCTCCGGTCGGGAACCAGCGGCTCCACCCCCGCTTCCACCAGCGGACGGGCCGTCATCGCCCCGACGGCCGCCGCCACCACGTCGTCGCGCAGCGCGTAGACCAGCGGGTCGTACAGCCCGAGCCGCGCCGACGCGTCCAGAAACGCCTGGGCGCCGGGCGCACTCGTGAAGACCACCGCGTCCACCGTGCGGTTGCAGGTGGCCTCGATCGACCGCTCCACCGCCACCGGATCGGGCGCCGGGCCCCAGCGGTACACCGGCACCGGAATCACCTCGGCCCCCGCCTCACGCAACCGCGCGATGGCCACCTCGTCGGTGTTGCCGTGCAGCTGGATCGCCACCCGGCGCCCGGCGACCCCCTGCGCGATGAGCGCCTCGACCACCTCGGAGGTGGTCTCCGAGGCCGCCGACCAGTTCTCGATCAGCCCGGCCGCCCGGATCGCGCCGCGCGCCTTGGGACCCCGCGCCATGATCCGGCTCTCGGCCAGCACCTCGAGCAGGTGCGGCGCCAGACCCACCGCGTCGGCGGTCTCGACCCAGCCGCGGAAGCCGATGGCCGTGGTCACGATCACCGCGTCGGGCGGGGTGCGCACGACTTTCGTGGTGGCGTCGATCAATTCGTCATCCTCCTCGAGCGGCAGGAACCGCAGGGTGGGAGCCTGGAGCACACTGGCGCCGCGCCGGGTGAAGTTCGCGGCCAGTTCATCGGCCCGCCGGTCACAGGTGAGCAGGACGGAGAAT
This genomic interval carries:
- a CDS encoding uroporphyrinogen-III synthase, with product MATEALRGFSVLLTCDRRADELAANFTRRGASVLQAPTLRFLPLEEDDELIDATTKVVRTPPDAVIVTTAIGFRGWVETADAVGLAPHLLEVLAESRIMARGPKARGAIRAAGLIENWSAASETTSEVVEALIAQGVAGRRVAIQLHGNTDEVAIARLREAGAEVIPVPVYRWGPAPDPVAVERSIEATCNRTVDAVVFTSAPGAQAFLDASARLGLYDPLVYALRDDVVAAAVGAMTARPLVEAGVEPLVPDRSRLGALIRTTVDHLATSRVRVLPTVAGTLELRGQDVLLGGSPVVLSPAPRAILRELARRPGHVTDRATLLAALPGASDLHAVEVAVARLRAALGVSGLVQTVVKRGYRLAVPA
- a CDS encoding molybdopterin oxidoreductase family protein, with amino-acid sequence MRTQTHCPYCSLQCGIVLEAGARPATLQPVPGGGLCSKGWTAAELLDHPDRLVHPLVRGDDGELHRADWDEAMERIVRGIRRAQSRHGVEAVGCFGGGGLTNEKAYTLGKFARVALRTPAIDYNGRWCMSSAAAAANSMFGIDRGLPFPLEDIARAEAVLLVGSNAAETMPPAMQYFDAGRAAGARHIVVDTRATPTARGSHLHLQPRPGTDLALANGLLHLAIRRGLVSQEYVDSRTRDFEKARAGVMSFWPDRVERITGVPEAQLHETLDILGSSKSAMILTARGAEQHSAGTRTAQAFINLALALGLPGKPYSGWGTLTGQGNGQGGREHGQKADQLPGYRKLDDPAAREHVARVWGVEPGELPQPGLSAYEMLDRLGTPGGVRALLVMASNLVVSAPNAAHVKERLKSLDLLVVSDIFLTETAALADVVLPTAQWAEEEGTMTNLEGRIIRRREALRPPPEVRTDLAFLSDLASRLGAQGFSDDPRTVFEELKEASRGGIADYSGADYDAADQFWPIPVGSSGNSRLFAAGFPTPDGRARFMRTDFREPAEAPDASYPYLLTTGRVMQHYQSGAQTRRVKSLRLAQPEAFAEIHPDLARARGLSPGAEVELRTRRGSGTFRVRITDTVRPDTIFVPFHWGGRSNVNALTNPVLDQFSRMPAFKVCAVAVNPLKEPESMHSSPRFLQGIYGFTGAGAAKPVPVDPSLSFTVPAGKTAQALYFRGGNSSAELVTVVLMRDGSPMRYFPIGARSDVHVPLRVVEDLTGGTVLELQLAAPEDLDGTLVIDFGLVEV